The Magnetococcales bacterium genomic interval TACCAACCCATGCCCACCTTCAAATGGAGCATGGGCATCATCAAATCCTATGACGCCCTGTTGGCCGGTCAAACCCCTCTTTCAACCCTGAGAATCCGACTTTTGGGCATCTCTCTGCTGCTTACGGCCCTGGCCATGCTGTTGACCTGGCTGGGTGCGCATCGTCTGACCCGACCGTTGCAGGCCTTGACCGTGACCGCCAAACAGATTGCCACCGGCGAACTGGTCACCAACCTGCCCCGGGAGATGCCGGATGATGAAGTCAAGGTCCTCGGTCTCTCCATGAAAAACATGGCGGACAGTCTCTGCGAGTCCATTCAGACCAGCAAAATTCAGGTCACCGCCCTGCAAGCCTGTGTTTCCGAGCTGGAGGGAATCAGTTACACGATGCTGGGAGATTCCAGGGATGGCTTCGGCATCAAATCCCGGATTGGCGGTGCCTTCACGCTGCTTCAGGAAAAATTTGCGGATGTCCAACAATTGGCCCGGGATGCCTTGACCTCCATCGATGATGTGTCGCAGGAGACCGGGAAGCTCGCGGCCACCCTGGAAGAGATGGCTGCATCAACCCGGCGGACAGAAGCCAATGCCGCATCGCTCGCCCACGCTTCGGAACAGATTGCCCTGAATCTGGATCAGGTCATGACCACCCAGGAGCAGGTATCAAAATCCGTCACCAATGTCACCCAATCGGTCGAGACCATTGCCGTGGCTTTTTCCAAAATCCGCACCCTGTGTGTCACGGCGAAGGATCGTTCCCACATGGCCGAAAACCATATTCGTGATACCAACGCCATGGTGGATCATCTCGTGGGGTCGATGCAGGCCATCTCGGAGGTGGTCGAGCTGATCAAAAGCATTTCCAAACAAACCACCATGCTGGCGTTGAATGCATCGGTCGAAGCGTCGGTGGCTGGCGAATGGGGCCGGGGGTTTGCCGTGGTGGCGTCCGAAGTCAAAATTTTGGCCAAAAAGACCGTCGATGCCTCCAAAATCATTTCCGACCAGATTGCCGAGATTCAAACCCGTTCACAATCCGTATTCGGGGCCACGACCCAATTGCGCAACCTGGTCCGGGATATCATCCAGGCCAACGACAACATCACCCAATCGGTCGATGAACAAAACCGGGTCATTGGCGGCATCAATCAGGAAATTCAGGAAGTCAACGACGCCACAGCCAACATGATGCTGAGTGCCCGGGAAATTCACCTGGGCAGTCGCAATGTGGCCTCTGCCGCCGTCAATGTTTCTCAGGAGTCGTCCGCCCTGGTCCTGGCCGCCCAGGACATTGCCAACAGTGGCCAGGAGGTGGCCGGACAGGCCGAGCAGGTACGTGCCAAAAACAACACCATCATTTCCGCCTGGGATCAATTGACGGAGCAGACGCTTGCCTGTACCGACGGCTTGCGCGAACTGGGCAATCTGGCCGAATTTTCCAAAAGCTCCATCCAGCACATGGGGCATGTCGTCAAGACCATCGACAATATTGCCGACAATCTCCGCAAGGCCGGTGACGGGTTGCATACCGGTCAGCCGCCGTTCGATCTCGAAGGCATCATGACCAATTATCTGATCGTCATCAGCGGGCTGGAAAAAATGGCCTCGGGTCGCATCTCGTTTTTTGATGACAAGGAAGTCAAAAGTCAATGGGAAGCCCTGATGCATTTGATCCAAGAAGCCCATCTTCCCGATGCTCCCGAACTCGCAAAACGCAAACAGATTTTTTATCAACTGGTCAAACAGGCATTTGATCACGGCATTTCCGGACAGAGAGAAGAAGCCTCGCAAATCATGGCCCAAATAGAACAACATGTTGCCGAATTGTTTCGCATGCTTGAGGATCAATACCTGCAACATTTCAATCATTCGATCCGGGGCGAAAAAAATATTTAATCCACTCGGCATGCGTTGCCCTGGGATTGTCGGTGACGTTGTAATACTTATGAGACATCAACAATCCAGGACCCTTTTTCCCTAATCAACCATCGGCGTTCCACAACCCAATATTTTGGAGATTTATTCAATCTGTCTTGATGCTGTGTGGCAAAGCGCACACTGAGCATGCCACCCGGTTTTTTGGCAACGCATGCGATCAATTTGTCAGGTTCCTTGATCTTTCCGCAACGAACCTTCTTGCCGTCCATGGGTTTCACATCCAGGATTTCCTGGCGCACAATCCTGTCTTCAGAACTGTGATGATATGTCCCTTTTTGTTTTTCGGTATCCATGCGTTTTTCCTCAACAACAGGATCACGCGCATGCTCGGGTACCACGGAATTGCAGACCTCCGTACCAAAGCCCATTCCCTGGCATTTTTTGAATGTGTAAAACGTACATTGAATGGTCTTGCGGTCTCCAAATACGCATTTTTCACTGCGC includes:
- a CDS encoding HAMP domain-containing protein, with protein sequence MNFPRTIAAKLIVFQLFLLLTGLVGVGWISFVVVENAVLDNAILTMQRELDQKINASEKFHEKAQSDMRISMGNTIFREYFQLPETLNGNHYENGVIQFTPAQKAIRHQLDHWILSLHKQLPISETCLIDRTGQEHLRVTRGQDVADAELSNDENDSPFFAPTFRMKQGEVFIAPPYISSDTHEWVFSYSSPIVLDDGSKPAFYHYEIALSLFNQLISEKNPPGEKAQSTPTSALPHARFFILEPTGHILADSQETISFSRKPGPAKAENNKENHEYKNYFPRPDTISREEAFRQAMERMQKGEKGHAIFKGEKGLFYLVYQPMPTFKWSMGIIKSYDALLAGQTPLSTLRIRLLGISLLLTALAMLLTWLGAHRLTRPLQALTVTAKQIATGELVTNLPREMPDDEVKVLGLSMKNMADSLCESIQTSKIQVTALQACVSELEGISYTMLGDSRDGFGIKSRIGGAFTLLQEKFADVQQLARDALTSIDDVSQETGKLAATLEEMAASTRRTEANAASLAHASEQIALNLDQVMTTQEQVSKSVTNVTQSVETIAVAFSKIRTLCVTAKDRSHMAENHIRDTNAMVDHLVGSMQAISEVVELIKSISKQTTMLALNASVEASVAGEWGRGFAVVASEVKILAKKTVDASKIISDQIAEIQTRSQSVFGATTQLRNLVRDIIQANDNITQSVDEQNRVIGGINQEIQEVNDATANMMLSAREIHLGSRNVASAAVNVSQESSALVLAAQDIANSGQEVAGQAEQVRAKNNTIISAWDQLTEQTLACTDGLRELGNLAEFSKSSIQHMGHVVKTIDNIADNLRKAGDGLHTGQPPFDLEGIMTNYLIVISGLEKMASGRISFFDDKEVKSQWEALMHLIQEAHLPDAPELAKRKQIFYQLVKQAFDHGISGQREEASQIMAQIEQHVAELFRMLEDQYLQHFNHSIRGEKNI